One window of the Macrobrachium nipponense isolate FS-2020 chromosome 22, ASM1510439v2, whole genome shotgun sequence genome contains the following:
- the LOC135198843 gene encoding uncharacterized protein LOC135198843, producing MDSECEPRLNPPPKPTELQVELHKPEVPEVSLMFDTDDSLVWQRPGLKKNKNGCYNSPNLQQENAKSFHHYLNSSSAKGTPPFGHISGLSGEENSPNLVKGTDKFPSGNRSNSNIAEHFPKSQTSSDNMWGSAIPKKQYNPMLYSPSHRMLEKNPTEAQSNLVKYTNLPAAKSENICKSPLVSNNIHVEADGEAIYNKTVSGVKKGVHFGNIVTSSSEPVTRLEFIPELTSVSHRESYNNVGPPHGSQGKELATNTLAGGYGHQSYTQPYCRPPYQPSSVGKDVKPMDSNVYQLIEDQNRHIIKLYETLETFLKKKGSDDAKDNNSKKDGSVHQKRNDQACNCSYRHVSTQTVTSNNANLQSVGTNTDISWPDLLSTIKQNEQPSSATGAIRLPAMQKENNEEDSPAVKGTFFKWQAPESFRLEENWKRKKRDLIYHERSCHGIHTGVPTKP from the exons ATGGATAGTGAGTGTGAGCCAAGGTTGAACCCTCCTCCCAAACCAACTGAGTTACAG GTTGAACTTCATAAACCAGAAGTGCCTGAGGTATCTCTGATGTTTGACACAGATGACAGCCTTGTTTGGCAGCGTCCTGgattgaagaaaaacaaaaatggttgTTATAATTCTCCAAATCTTCAGCAAGAGAATGCAAAGTCATTTCATCATTATTTGAATAGTTCATCTGCTAAAGGAACTCCACCTTTTGGCCACATCTCAGGCTTGTCTGGAGAAGAAAACTCTCCCAACTTAGTCAAAGGTACTGACAAATTTCCAAGTGGAAACAGATCTAATAGTAATATTGCTGAGCATTTTCCAAAGTCACAGACCAGTTCTGATAATATGTGGGGTAGTGCCATACCTAAGAAGCAATATAATCCCATGCTTTATAGTCCCTCTCATAGAATGTTGGAAAAAAACCCTACAGAGGCTCAAAGTAATCTTGTGAAGTACACAAACCTTCCAGCtgcaaaaagtgaaaatatttgcaAGTCTCCATTAGTTTCAAATAATATTCATGTTGAAGCAGATGGTGAAGCCATATATAACAAGACTGTATCTGGTGTAAAGAAAGGGGTTCATTTTGGTAACATTGTCACTTCTTCTTCAGAACCAGTTACCAGACTAGAATTTATTCCAGAACTAACTTCAGTAAGTCACAGAGAAAGCTATAATAATGTAGGTCCTCCTCATGGCTCACA AGGTAAGGAACTTGCCACCAATACTTTAGCAGGTGGGTACGGTCATCAGTCCTACACTCAGCCCTATTGTCGTCCTCCATACCAGCCCTCATCTGTAGGCAAGGACGTTAAACCAATGGACTCGAATGTTTACCAGTTAATTGAAGATCAAAATCGTCACATTATTAAGCTTTACGAAACACTGGAAACCTTTTTGAAGAAAAAGGGGTCAGATGATGCCAAGGACAATAATAGCAAGAAAGATGGTTCTGTTCATCAGAAAAGAAATGATCAAGCATGTAACTGCAGTTATAGGCATGTGTCTACACAGACAGTGACCTCAAATAATGCAAATTTGCAATCTGTAGGCACCAACACAGACATTTCCTGGCCAGATCTGTTATCCACTATTAAGCAAAATGAACAGCCATCATCAGCTACTGGTGCAATTAGATTGCCTGCTATGCAgaaagaaaacaatgaagaagATTCACCAGCTGTCAAGGGAACGTTTTTTAAATGGCAGGCACCGGAGAGTTTCAGACTTGAAGAAAACTGGAAGCGAAAGAAAAGAGATCTCATTTACCATGAGAGAAGTTGTCATGGCATCCATACAGGAGTACCAACCAAGCCCTGA
- the LOC135198686 gene encoding DNA polymerase beta-like, producing MSGKRKAPSGDGNLNADFCDFLIELADYERNVNRNIYKYNAYRNAAAVLAQHPKRIESGSEAKKLKGIGGKIGDKIDEFIKTGSLKKLDKIRADDVSVAINLLTRVTGIGPAKARELVEDGITTIEALHENKDKLNHHQLIGLKHFEDFEKKIPREEIEKIEKILVKEISSLDSDYIVTICGSYRRGAKSSGDVDALLTHPSYSSDSGKNSKLLVNVIDKLKKKGLVTDTLSMGETKFMGVCQLKEDLPFRRLDIRVIPHDQYYCGILYFTGSDIFNKTMRAHALEEGFTLNEYCIRPVGSTGIPGEALPVSSERDVFEYINWTYKEPHERNYT from the exons ATGAGTGGCAAGAGGAAAGCTCCTTCGGGCGATGGAAATTTGAACGCAGACTTTTGCGATTTCTTAATCG AGCTTGCAGATTATGAAAGGAATGTTAATCGTAACATATACAAGTACAATGCATATCGAAATGCTGCAGCAGTTTTGGCACAACATCCCAAGCGAATAGAGAGTGGAAGTGAAGCAAAAAAGCTGAAAGGAATCGGAGGAAAAATTGGCGATAAGATAGATGAATTCATTAAAACTGGAAGTTTGAAAAAACTGGACAAG ATACGTGCAGATGATGTTAGTGTTGCTATAAATCTGCTGACCCGAGTAACAGGTATTGGACCTGCCAAAGCTCGAGAGTTAGTAGAAGATGGAATCACCACCATAGAAGCCCTTCATGAAAATAAGGATAAACTTAACCATCATCAGTTAATTGGGCTGAA GCATTTTGAAGACTTTGAAAAGAAAATCCCAAGGGAGGAGATTGAAAAGATTGAGAAAATTTTAGTGAAGGAGATTTCTAGCCTCGATTCTGACTACATTGTTACCATCTGTGGGAGTTATCG CCGTGGAGCCAAAAGTAGTGGGGATGTGGATGCACTGCTTACTCATCCTTCCTATTCGTCAGATTCAGGGAAGAATTCCAAATTGTTAGTTAATGTTATTGACAAACTGAAGAAGAAAGGGCTTGTGACAGATACTCTTTCTATGGGAGAGACCAAATTTATG GGAGTGTGTCAgttgaaggaagaccttcctttTCGACGTCTGGACATACGGGTCATTCCTCATGATCAGTATTACTgtggtattttatattttactggttCTGATATATTCAACAAGACTATGAGGGCACATGCACTTGAAGAAGGTTTTACTCTAAATGAGTACTGCATAAGACCTGTGGGAAGCACAG GGATTCCTGGTGAGGCCCTTCCAGTGTCAAGTGAGAGGGACGTTTTTGAGTACATCAACTGGACCTACAAGGAACCCCATGAACGAAATTATACTTAG